The sequence CTACCTGACCTCCATCTAGGTTCAAGTTGGATCACCTTCTCACCTTAGGAGTGACCCGTGTGGCCAATAAAATAATAGCAAGTCGCTCTTTCTCCCCCTTCTCGCGGCTACAGTAAGAAAGGGCGAAAAGCAGGCGAGCGCCTTTTTCCTCCGACGATCCGCCGGCCCCCCTCCTCCGGCGGTCCTCGGGACGCCTGAGTCGAGAGGGGTGCTCGTCTCCTCGGCGAGTGGAAGCAGTATAGCTGTCGCTCTAGGTGTCTAGCTGTAGATCCCGGCGGCGGAGGTAGTCCCCGCCTAGGGTTAGGTCTCCCCTGTGCTTcttcggtggtggtggcggctcgaCGGCGCTTCCCCTCGCCGGCGACTGGGATGTTCGGTATTGCAGGGGTCTCTATGGAAGTTTGGGGTTAATGATGTAATTTTCTTTGTTTCCAGGGGGTCTTTTGTAAGAATCCGGGGATGTACTGTGCAACTGTCTTAATATACTTCCCCTTCGCAAGAAAAAAACTTCTCACCTTagggaaaaaaaaaaagcaacggAACTTGTTGCCACATCTGTAAATCCGAAGATGAATGGGTTGTTTTGCACGGACATGTTTCTCTGATTAACGGAAGCATGTAGCACGGATGGGCACCAACTATTTATTACCTCTAGAAATGTGAATCTGATTCAGATAAAACATGGTAGAAAATTACTCGAACACCGTGGAGACATTCCCTAATTCTATTGTCCCAAATCTCATCGTCTCCCCCACTCTTCGCCTACCCTCTGGATCCATCCATCTCCGCCTCTCCGGCTCCAAGCACGGCAGCGATGCTGGAGGCCAAGAAGCTCCCGCCCCCATCTCGGCTCCAACCCCCTTCAGCTCCCGCCCCCAGCCCTCTCCCCTACCATCACCACCACTACGGCACCTTCCCCCCgccgtcgcagccgccgcccgtcgGAGGCGCCACCTACCACGCCTCCTCCCAGATCGGTCGGTACTccctagcccccccccccccccccccccccgcgctctTATACCCTCGGCTCTTCTTGTTTCGAGGAATGACTCGACGGTTCCGTGTCTTGGTCGGCGCACAGGGTTCGGTAGCCAGGGCGTTGTGGCCTTCCCGGGCACAGTCCAGCAGCAGATCTTCGTGGAGGGTGTCCCCGTCCAGGAGCCGCCCCTGCCCTTCTGCGGCATCGGCATCGGCTGGTTTCTGTAAGTGCGTCCCCATGGCGATAAGCATCAATCTAATGCGGTGGGGAAGTTGTAGATCAGCTAGAGCACTTAGAAACTTAATCATTTGGTATATACCCCGGGTTGTCTAAGACAAGTAGACGTTTCACAATCATTTGGTATATCAACCATGTTTACATGTTATTGTAGTGGTGTGTTTCCTTAGGATGTTTTGTTAATGCTAGCTTGCAGTCAGACTCAGTCAGTCAGACAGTGTTAAACATATACTATTCGGACAGTGGTAAACATATACTATTCAATAACCATGCAGAAAAAGTCAACGTTCTAATAGAAGCTTATGAACTATGGTAATGTATTGAAGTGAATTGTGCTCTCCGTATAAAATTCCTGATTACAAAGTTCGCTGCGATGCTTTAGTGGCATGAAGTAAATCGGCTTGCGCACAACATTTATCCTGAATTTAGCAATTTTCTATGAAAGATCCAATtttccaccatataaacttcACTTCTGTGTTTCTATTGAAGGTTCTTATTGGGGTTCTTCTTGGCTGCCATTCCGTGGTATGCTGGTGCCTtccttctattctttgttgctCTGGACCACAGAGAGAAGCCTGGATTAATTGCATGCACCATTGTTGTAAGTATCCCATTTGTTAAAATAAACAATGAAAAATGTATTTTTTACCTTATTCTTTATGCAGCAGAATTAGAAAACTGTCTCTGTTCTTTAGTTGTTGTACACATGATACAAATGGTCCCATTAAACCTACAATCCGAACTGTTGTCTCCCTTCGATTAGTTGCCATCAAACTAAAAGGGCAAAAGAGTTCCACCAAGTGCTATGAAAGAGAAAAATTCTTTTTGGTATTTTCCTATTTCTGATGAATTTGAATGATAATGATGGTAGTGAAAATAGACATAACTAGCATCATCGATTTGTTTACATTAGAATATTTGCTTTCCCAGTCACAGTCATAGTTGAATTACTTGGCATAACTCAGTCTGAACTACTGAGAAGACATAGATTTAGAGTAATAAGATAAGATACAATGACCAGCTGAGCTGAGTGGTTGACCTTTTCTTTTACTAGAATAATGATCTTATACTAAATACTGTACAAAAAGCTTTAACATTTTGACTGTAGAATTGATATAGCATGATGTTGTATACTGATCTAAGCAATGAATTGGGGGATATCACCATGGCTTCATCCTGAAAAGCTGTTCTCACTGTGGACCCCTGAGATTTGTGTGCTCTGAATTATTTTTACTATTAACTTCATCAGGCTAAATGGTATCATAATCATTCCATCTATCAATTTGATTATTCTCATGTAACAAATATACGATCTTGAGATAGTATTCAGCGACTTTTAAGATTAAATTAAATGTGCAAACATAGTGCATAGCACAATGTTGTAAACTAAAGTTGTATTGTGTTATTCTTTACAATAGTGTAATTTAGAATGTATCGGGTAATAGAAGTAAGTGCATTGAATTTAGTTAGTATACTTTTTGGCGGACAACTTCATTGCCATATATCATGCACATGCATAATGCAGTCATGCTTGCCGGTACATATTAGTATAGATGTTTCTAACAAAGTGACACAGCCAGAAGATTTTGAAGATAGGGGGTTCAAAGCCTAGGATAAAACTAATCAATATTATTTATGGAGCAAAAATAGTATATTGGATTGTATATTAGGTTATATGAGTCATACTGCGTACTTTCTTTTTTGTTGAACACAAAGAAATTCAATGGAATACCCATCGCACATGCTAATTCCGCCTCAGTGTAAACAGATGCTATTtcactacaacttttgttttaagGATTGTGTTgttatttgtttttcttttttttattggtttgtaagttgtaacaAAGAATTCTTTTGTAGGGCATATTTGCACTAGTCCCACTCATTCTGAACGGTATCAGAATGCATCCTTTCTGGTGAACAATGCTGGATGTCGCCAATCAAAGTCAATATGTAGCTAACATTCCTGGCCCCACATTCGAGATGTCCGTACTCAATAGCTGTATTGTATTGCTCGTGCCTGTGTAGAACAAAATATATGAGCTTGTTTTTCATGTGCAGGCTCCCATGTTTATaatcatgattttttttgaagggtCAACTGAAGGGGAGAGGATCCCCCACCTGGTAGCATTTCATGTAATCACGAACTGTACAGTTTATCTATATAACTTGGCTCCAATCTAACAGTTTACCAGAGCAGGAGCAAGTAGTATATGCTTGTTCACCATGGTCGATCTGTTTGCTTCACTACTGTATTTGCTAATCTTTTAAATGTTGCCAGTCACCCGTGCACATTCACAAGTCACTGCATTCCaccctttttttctttccttggaTGCCTCTTGTAGAACTCTTGATCAAAGGGGTCTGGGGCCTGGGGACACGCATGCCCCAAATTGGCCCTTACTAAGCTCCACACTGGAGTAATTACATCTTATAAGATATGCTTATATACTGTGATGTGAAGAGGGTATAGCTAGCATCCTGATGGAGATCTACCAATGAGCTTTGTGGTTAATAATGTATGGTGTTTGCTTACGCATACGTTTGATGGTATCAGCTTAATGCTATTGTAATAAAGAACGGTCTGATGCTCCAAAGGGATTAAGCTTTCTGTTAACTCTTTTCGGCTGACCGTGGCCGGTGGCCGGtgttgatttgttgtgagagaaaagtaccgCTGACTGGCTAGTGCTGGTTTGGtacgagagaaaaatattgtttactGGTTGGAGCAAACGGAATGCATTCTAATTTATACTAATCCATTTTGTGTCATAAATTTATTAATACTctttttataatattttttaaacttAAAATAGTTTGATTTAGGATGAATCTAGAATTGCATTGCTTTAGGTCAGGACGGAGGGACTAGAGCAGAGGAGACTGGAATTTATTATTCCAACCGTTATTTTAAAATAATAATGCATCTTTGTCAAGTCAACTTTGCCGTTGCAGCACTTGCAAGATTAAGCGTAAGCCGCTGGTCGAAATAAACCTACGCAAGCATGCGCCGAAATGGGCACAATTCGTACACGCGGAGTGTAATTCCTCAGGAAGGGATCCAGCTCTGTGCATGCATGTGCAGAACTGTGCCGATCAAGGAATTCCGTTCAGCTCTAGTTCTCATAAAGAATcgcttgcttcaattgtggcaAAATGACAAGGTCATGGAAGAGACTTCTGGGAAAATACAAGTATTAGTACTATACTAGGAAGGATTGTGCGCTAGCGTGATGATCCTCAGAAATCTAACATTTCGCAGCAAATTTTTTGATTGTGTGTTAGGGCTTATGGGGACACTGACGCAGTTAGCACATACTTTTGGTTGGCAACTCAGCTACTGCAGAGATTGTACTGAATGCTTGTACACTGTTAGTATGTTACATCGTTGTTACTGTCTACTAATAAGCATCATTTGTTCAAACCCACGTTTTAGAGACAACATTATTGTACGTAGCCCTGACTTTTTTTCAATCTGAATGTGAAGGGAAAATGTTGTTTCAAGTTGTGTCAAATTCATAAACTTATCAAAAGCTTATAAGAATAGGTTTTATACTACTCGATGCCTCAAGTAGTCAAGTAGCACATATTTTGTTAGGGAATGAGAGCTACATTTGTTCAAATCCGAAGTTTTTGATGACGCGATTATTAGTACGTAACCCTGATTTGTGAACCTGGACTTCGAAGGAAGCAGCTAATAAGCGTGTGACTGTAGCTGAAGAATCGGTGCCTTGGTTCAGAGAATTCCTGGCGGCTAATTAAACCGAGGTGTCATTTGGTCACGGGTATCATCTGTTCAACCATTACCAACACAGATCACTTGGATCAAACTCCAATTACCATAGCAGATTAAGGACTTGTTCTACCTCAAGTTGGTCCAATTGGCCGTTAAAAATGACGAAGAAGCCTCGCGCTAGTACGCCAGCTCGTGCTATATAAATCCCAGGCAGCCTCCGATCCAATGCAACATCGCCTTCGAGCCCACCTCGATATCAAACGGAATCAACAGCTAGCCACAGCCTCTGAAAGTGAAATCACAAACACTTTTGGAGCACGCACGCAACAGCCGTCGCTAAGCAAGCTGCATCAATGGCGAGCCTTGGGTTGGGCTTcttggtcgccgccgccgtgtccgcGGTGGCGCTcatgccgccgcctgccgccgcgcagCTGAGGCCGTACTACTACTCCAGCATCTGCCCGAACCTGGAGGTCATCGTCCGGAGCTCCGTGAAGCAGTCCATGGCGCAGTCCCCGATCTCGGCGCCCGCCGCGCTCAGGCTCTTCTTCCACGACTGCGCCGTCAGGGTACGCACGCGTACCGAATCATCGAGCTGGTGGCTGCATATATCCGCGCACAGATCATCCACTGATCCACCATTCGACCGTCTGTCTGGTTGATGCGCGTGCGTGCAGGGCTGCGACGCGTCGATCATGATCGTGAACTCGAACGGCGACGACGAGTGGCGCAACCCCGACAACCAGTCGCTGAAGCCGGAGGGGTTCCAGGTGATCCTGAACGCCAAGGCCGCCGTCGACAGCGACCCGCAGTGCCAGTACAAGGTCTCCTGCGCGGACATCATGGCCCTCGCCGCCAGGGAGTCCATCGTCCAGGCAAGCGAGCGCCGAGCACCCTGCAGCCACCCATGATTATTCACCAGCAGATGGCCATGGCCGGAATACAGTTCCCACTCATGATTATATTCATCAATGGTCGCAGAGCGGCGGGCCGAACTACGAGGTGGAGCTCGGGCGGTACGACGGCCGGGTGTCGACCAAGGCCAGCGTCGTGCTGCCGCACGCCAACTTCACCCTCGACCAGCTCAACGCCTTCTTCTCCGGCCTCGGCTTCTCCCAGTCTGAAATGATCGCCCTCTCAGGTAAACGGCCGGCTGCTGCTCACTCATCAGACTCAGTCATCACCTCGATCGATCACTTGTCTTACACTCCGCTTGCGATCCACGTCGCCAGCCTGACCTGACCTGAGACGATGACCCTTCTGGTTCTGGCTTGTGTGCGAATCCAGGCGGCCACACCCTCGGCGCCGCGGACTGCCCCTTCTTCCAGTACAGGATCGGCACCGACCCGACCATGGACTCCGGCTTCGCGTCGCAGCTGAACAGCACCTGCAGCGCCAACCCCAGCAGCGGCTTCGCCTTCCTGGACGACTCGCCGGTGACCTTCGACAACTCCTTCTACCGAAACCTGCAGGCCAGGAAGGGGCTCCTGGGCTCCGACCAGGCGCTCTACTCCGACGTCAGGTCCCGCGGCACGGTGAACTACTACGCGGCGAACCAGGGCGCCTTCTTCGCCGACTTCGTGGCGGCCATGACCAAGCTCGGCAGGGTCGGCGTCAAGACGGCGGCCACAGGCGAGATACGCCGAGACTGCCGCTTCCCCAACTAGTTATTGCCGGCCGGATCgaattgatgacacacacatcaTTCAACATTGATACATGTACCATGTGTTACAGTACCATTAGTTATATATAGTTTATATATAAAGGctgtaattaaataataagcTCATGGCTTTGATTCATATATGGGGCCCCTGATGTGTATAATATATACCCTCCTTGTGATTAAGTGATTAACTGATTGTCTATGCATGGTTCCTACCAAATATTAACACTTCATCAAATGATTatatgtttctaaaaaaatgttAGGAGCATGATTAACTGGTGCTATCTCCATTATTTAATGTATGCATGACGTTTGGGACAACCTAATTAGTTTAAAATTAATTTATTTGAGCTATGCAATTTGTGAGCCCACCTGTTGGGCGCTTATTGGGCCATGCATGGACTAGATCTGGCCCGTGAGAAACATGTCTTTGTTTATAATTCTGTACAATCCAAAAGCCCCAACGCATGGGCAAAACGGTGGTGGTGCCTCGACGAAGGAATTCAGCTCAGCACTCCCATCTCTTATCTTTGCAAGGAAAAGGCTTGCTTGCTTCAGTTGTGGCAAATCGACGAACTCATCAAGTGTGTGTCTCTATAACAAAATCAAAGGTTCTATGTACTCACTACCGGAAATGTGTAATATGCCGTGTGCCAAATAGTTTATCGTGTGCTAAAatacgggcacacggcaaacagacACTTTGCCGTGAGCccaaaataaaacacacggcaaacaccacACACACGGCAAAATTTCCTATTTGCCGTGCGCCAATACATGGAACCCACGGCaaaaataaaacacacggcaTATTACAATCTTTGCTGTGTGCCACCgtcaaagcacacggcaaacttcgTGCACGTGCCACTCACGTGCGGAGTTGGCGAACGGAGGTGGacggaggggcggcggaggtTGACGACGctcaactttgccgtgtgctgcaaggggcacacggcaaacatgctaattcgccgtgtgctacaccttggcacacggcaaacagtaTACTTCGTCGTGTGCTTTctctaggcacacggcaaacagtttgaaaattttgaattttcaaacacaAAACTTTTCTATACTTCTGAGACATTGCTTGGTACTCTGTATTAAAATTTGGTATTTTTGTCGTAATGTTCACTATATATAAATATTGTGTATCTGTTAAACGAATTTTTCGGATGAGTCAAATTTTGAAATGATATTCGTGTTTCTGAGTGCACAGTAAGAGGTCATGTCGTAGTTGACATTGTCATTTCGAAAATGGTGTTCACAAAAAGTTCTCGTGAACGTAGAACCAAATAGttgtaaaattttataaaattcaaataaagtctgaaaattatgagatttgtcgATTTCTTATGCTCTCTTACATAGAATctatggtaaaaaattgagGGAGTTCTGCACGTGTTTGTCACGTACGCTGCTTATAAACTCAAACTTTCCCGAAGAAGATCTGGGTAACGGAGAAAACGCGGTATAAGGTTGTAGGGCAAACAcgttgaaatttgaatttgatttctACACTTTTTATATGGGCAATAGAGAACATAAATGACTTCATGTtaattttttgcattttttggaTCCGTGTGTCCACGGTGCAGACACACGGCGAACAGACGCCGTCAGCTAGTCCGGACGGCGTCTTCTCGCTTTTTTACGCCGTGCGCCTATATatacacacggcaaaaaggttcgccgtgtgcgcgacttttgacacacggcaaacaagggCTTCGCCGTCCCTGTAGCTACCGTCGGCGCTTTGTCGTCGGCCACCGTCGGCGaagtcttcgccgtgtgcttacggttcttcgccgtgtgcctcggGCACACGGAGACTCGGCACACTGAGACTCGGCACACGGAGACTCGTGGTCTCCGGTAGTGACTGCTACTGCTTAACTAACGGGCCATTCTCGAAGCTCAATGATGGCGCCATGCCGTCGGTTTCATCTCATGGCTCCAAAATTGATGTTGATTGACAGTTGATGAGCTTTACTATCTCAAATTACCAACCTTTCAGGATAATTCAGCACATAATTAGTCGGTTATTCATGATACATGAACATATTACTTTGATCAAACTCCAGTACTTAACGCTCTTCCAAAATGTAAGGTGTTTTAGTTCTTGGCCTAAGTCAAATTTCAAAGACTtaactttgatcaaatttatataaaaaaatcaatttttataaaaaatatcaacatttaaaatactaaataaatgcactgttaaaatatattcataaaaatatactaaaatactaaataaagttctattaaaaatatatattccaCATATAATTTATTAATACTGATTTGATGTTATAAATTTTATGGTGCAGACTTTTCATAAACTTCATCAAAGTATAGAAAAGTTAATTTGACTTGAGATAAAACTGAAATATCTTACCAACTG comes from Panicum virgatum strain AP13 chromosome 4K, P.virgatum_v5, whole genome shotgun sequence and encodes:
- the LOC120704338 gene encoding 60S ribosomal protein L18a-like protein, encoding MLEAKKLPPPSRLQPPSAPAPSPLPYHHHHYGTFPPPSQPPPVGGATYHASSQIGFGSQGVVAFPGTVQQQIFVEGVPVQEPPLPFCGIGIGWFLFLLGFFLAAIPWYAGAFLLFFVALDHREKPGLIACTIVGIFALVPLILNGIRMHPFW
- the LOC120705248 gene encoding peroxidase 45-like codes for the protein MASLGLGFLVAAAVSAVALMPPPAAAQLRPYYYSSICPNLEVIVRSSVKQSMAQSPISAPAALRLFFHDCAVRGCDASIMIVNSNGDDEWRNPDNQSLKPEGFQVILNAKAAVDSDPQCQYKVSCADIMALAARESIVQSGGPNYEVELGRYDGRVSTKASVVLPHANFTLDQLNAFFSGLGFSQSEMIALSGGHTLGAADCPFFQYRIGTDPTMDSGFASQLNSTCSANPSSGFAFLDDSPVTFDNSFYRNLQARKGLLGSDQALYSDVRSRGTVNYYAANQGAFFADFVAAMTKLGRVGVKTAATGEIRRDCRFPN